The genomic interval GGGCGCGGGGACCTTCGGCGTCCGCCGGAGCCCGGTGACGGCGAACCAGCCGATGACCACGAGGGCCAGGGCCGAACTGCCGTACTGGACGGACTGGAACACCGGGAAACCGCCGAAGCTGCGGCTGAGCACCGGCACCAGCTCCGTCCCCCACCGGCTGTGGTGGGTGAACGCGTCCCACACCACATGCGTGGCCGCCCCCAGCGCACCGGAGACGGCGAACCAGAGCCAGGCGGAAGGACCGAAGGAGACGCGCGTCCACCGCTGCCCCCGGACGAAGGCGTGGACGCGGCCCCGTACGCGTACCGGCAACAGCGCCGCCAACGGCTCCCGCAGCAGGACCCACACCGCCACCAGCGCCGCCGCGATGACCACGTTCACCGTGACGACCCCGAGGAAGGTGTGCGTGAACGACCCGAACGCCATCGCCCCGGGGATCACCGTGTCCGCGAAGTAGGTGATGTCGGGCGCGAACGAACCGGCGACGAGAGCGGAGGGGAACAGCGGCCACCGGGCCGTCCCGTCCCGGCGGATCGCCGGGAGCACGGCGGCGGCATGACTGAGCGTGAACGGCATGGCGGCCAGTATGCGGGACCGTTCGGGCACCCTTCCGTGGCCCGCAGGACAACATGCGCCCGCGAACGTGAAAAAACAGTAAGAAGCGGTCAGAGCCCGGTGCTCGGCCGACACAAGTTGCCGTAGGGTCGCTGGAGTCCTCGCGCTGGGGAGCGCGAGCAGCCTTCGAGGGGGAGGGACCGGAACGTATGGCAGCGCACATTCGCCGACGTCTGCGCAAGGGGGCCACGACCACCGCGGTGGCGGCGGCCGCCGTGGCGGCACTCGCGGCCTCGCAGGCGCCCGCAGCGACCCTGGCCGACGGACCCGTCGGCGGCGGTGACCCGAAGGCGGCCGGTGAGGACACCGCGAGCACCGAGGACGACGGCGCCGCGACCGGCAACTCGCCCTACTACACCGACCTTCCGCCCCTGGTCACGCCCAACAAGCCCGGAGCCTCCAGCAACCTGCCGGCGACCGGGAGTGCGGAAGCGGGCATTCCGGCTTCGGTCCTGGCCGCGTACAAGCAGGCCGAGCAGACCGTCAGGACGACCGACCCCGCCTGCCGGCTGCCCTGGCAACTCCTCGCGGCGATCGGCAAGGTCGAGTCCGGCCAGGCGCGCGGCGGACGCGTCGACGCCAACGGCACCGCCAGCCCCCCGATCCTCGGCCCGGCCCTCAACGGCCAGGGCTTCGCCCTGATCAAGGACACCGACGGCGGCGCGTACGACAGCGACGCGGTCCACGACCGCGCGGTCGGCCCGATGCAGTTCATCCCGTCGACCTGGGCCGCCTGGGGCCAGGACGCCAACAGCGACGGCCGCAAGGACCCCAACAACATCTTCGACGCGGCGCTCGCCGCCGGCCGCTACCTCTGCGCCAACGACCGGGATCTGGCCATCGCCGCCGACCTCGACAAGGCCGTGCTGAGCTACAACCGGTCGAACGAGTACCTGCGCACGGTCCGCTCCTGGTTCTCCTACTACCAGCGCGGTACGCACGAGATCCCCGACGGCACCGGAACGCTGCCCACCACTCCGAGCACCCCCTCCCCGAACCCGGGCCCGAGCACCCGTCCCGGTCCGAGCGCCACCCCGAGCCCGAAACCCTCCCCGGACAAGCCGGGCGGGAAGCCCAGCCCGGGCCCCTCGAAGCCCGGCGACGGCTCCACCAGCCCGACGCCCAAGCCGCCGAAGCCGCCCACCTCCAAGCCGACGCCGGCCGAGACCTTCGGCTCCCTGGAGAACGCCGGCACCGGCCCGCTCCGCGCCACCGCAGGCCAGGCGTTCGACGAGCGGGTCGCCGTCCTCGCCCGCAACGCGCTCGGCGCACCGCTCGGCAAGGTGTCCGTCACGTTCACCGTCACCGGGAACACCGGCACGCTCTTCGCCGGCGGCAAGAAGACCGCCACGGTGCGGACCGGGGCCGACGGCACCGCCACCGCGCCGGAGCTGAGGGCCGGGGAGAAGGCCGGGGAGTTCGCGGTGACCGCCGTCGCGGGCACCGGCAGGCCGCGCACCCTGACCTACGCGGCGACCGTCACCGCCCGCCAGGCCGACGCGATCGCCCGGACCGGCGAGAAGGCGCTCGTCGCCGCACCCGGCGAGAGGTTCGCGGACGCCGTCACCGTCAGGGCCACGTACAAGGACGCGGCGGCGGCCGGAGTGGCCGTCACCGCCACCATGGTCAAGGACCCCCTGGGGCTCTTCGACAACGACAAGGGCCCGTACTTCAAGGACGCGGCCGGCAAGCCGGTGCGCACCCTGACCACCCTGACGACGGACGCCGAGGGCGTGCTCCGGCTCCCGCAGATCTTCGCGGACGACACCGAGGGCACCTTCAAACTGCGCCTCACCACCGAGGGCGGCGCCTCGGTCGTCATCGAACTCACCATCCAGGCCCCGGAGGAGACAGCCCCGGAGGAGACAGCCCCCGAGGAGACAGCCCCCGAGGAGACAGCCCCGGAGGAGGCCGCCCCGGAGGGGACAGCCCCCGAGGAGGCGGCTCCGAAGGAGACGGGAACCCCCGCAGCCTGACCCCGCCGCACCCGCCCCACCGCACAGCCACCGCGCACAGCCCCTCGGTCATCCGGCCGAGGGGCTGTCCGCTGTGTTCTCATCTCGCGCCCCGGTTGCTACGGTGCCCCAGCCCTGACGACCCATCAGGTAGTCGGCGGCCCATCAGGACGCCGTCATCGGATCACCGCCCCGGGAGGCCGAGCATGCGTGCCCTCGTCGCCGCCGCCATCGGACTGGCCGCCGCCCTCGTGCTCGTGTTCACCGTCTCCGCCGTCGGCTCCCCGGCCGGGGAGACCTCGCCGAAACCCCTGCTGACCACCGTCCCGGGACCGAAGAGATAGCCGCCGCAGAGGGAGAGGTCACCACCATGCGCCGCCGAGCCGGTCTCGTACTCCTGGCCTTCGCCGTGTTCTTCGCCGCCCTGTCACCCCTGCTGCGCTGGTACGCCTTCCCGCGCCTGGCCAAGGTCCCGCCCAACCAGTACCAGGAAGTCGTCCTGGAGGCGTCCCCCGCGACCCTCCTCGACTACACCACCCTCAAGGCCAGGAAGGTCGAGAAGGTCACCATCGTCCAGACGCTCAAGGGCAACGTGGAGGAGTCCGAGAAGATCGAACGCAGCGCCGGACGCGACGTCGTCGTCTGGGACGCGCTCTCCTACATCCAGGGCCCCGACGGAAAGATGGTCTCCGAGATCCCCGAGCGCTACATCTTCGACGCCCACAGCCAGGCCCCCGTCAACGCCACCGGCGAGATGGTCGACGGCGACCCGGTCCGGCGCGAGGGCATCGAGTACAAGTGGCCCTTCCTCACCGAGAAGAGGGACTACGAGTACTTCGACGCCCAGAGCCGCACCACCGCCCCCATCCACTACAGGGGCACCCGGACCTTCCGCGGTCTGGAGGTGTACTACTTCGAGCAGACCATCTCGTGGACCAAGGTCCCGATGCCCAAGAAGATGCCCATCAAGGGCATCACCGCCGAACAGATCGCACAGACCGGCATGACCCGCTGGTACACGACGAAGCGCATGTTCTGGGTCGACCCCGTCACCGGAGCCCCCGTCAACGGCGAGGAGATTCACACGGAGGAGCTGCGCGACGCCAAGAAGATGGGCATGTCCGAGGACACCGTCACCGCGTTCTCCGGCCATGTGAAGATGCGCGAGGACTACATCGCGGACACCGTCGACCTGGTGAAGTCCCAGCGCGTCCTGGTCCTCCTCCTCACCTCGTACCTGCCCTGGGGCTTCCTCGGCCTCGGCATCGGACTGCTCGCGCTCGCTCTCTGGCTGGAGGCGCGCTCCCGGCAGGCGGAGAGCCCTACGACCGCTTGAGCCGGGCCGAGGTGAACCGCGTCGCCGGTACGGTCGCGGGGTCCTCCGGCCACGGATGCTTCGGGTAGCGGCCGCGCAGCTCCGCACGGACCGCCTTGTAGCCCTCCCGCCAGAACGACGCCAGGTCCGCGGTGACGGCCGCGGGCCGCCCGGCGGGGGAGAGCAGGTGCACCAGGACCGGCACCCCGGCCACCCGGGGCGTCTCGCCCAGCCCGAACAACTCCTGGAGCTTCACCGCCAGGACGGGCTGATCGCCGCCGTACTCGACCCTGATACGGGAGCCGCTCGGCACCTCGATCCGCTCCGGCGCCAGCTCGTCCAGCCGGGCGGCCTCCCCGGTCGCCCAGGGCAGCAGCCGCCGCAACGCCTGGCCCGCGTCGATCCGGCCCAGGTCCGAGCGGTGCCGGGCCCGCGACAGCTCCGGCTCCAGCCACGCCCCGGTCCGGGCGAGCAGCGCCTCGTCCGACACGTCCGGCCACGGCGCACCCAGCACCCGGTGCAGGAACGCCAGGCGCAGCCG from Streptomyces sp. CA-278952 carries:
- a CDS encoding SPW_0924 family protein; its protein translation is MRALVAAAIGLAAALVLVFTVSAVGSPAGETSPKPLLTTVPGPKR
- a CDS encoding DUF3068 domain-containing protein gives rise to the protein MRRRAGLVLLAFAVFFAALSPLLRWYAFPRLAKVPPNQYQEVVLEASPATLLDYTTLKARKVEKVTIVQTLKGNVEESEKIERSAGRDVVVWDALSYIQGPDGKMVSEIPERYIFDAHSQAPVNATGEMVDGDPVRREGIEYKWPFLTEKRDYEYFDAQSRTTAPIHYRGTRTFRGLEVYYFEQTISWTKVPMPKKMPIKGITAEQIAQTGMTRWYTTKRMFWVDPVTGAPVNGEEIHTEELRDAKKMGMSEDTVTAFSGHVKMREDYIADTVDLVKSQRVLVLLLTSYLPWGFLGLGIGLLALALWLEARSRQAESPTTA
- a CDS encoding lytic transglycosylase domain-containing protein gives rise to the protein MAAHIRRRLRKGATTTAVAAAAVAALAASQAPAATLADGPVGGGDPKAAGEDTASTEDDGAATGNSPYYTDLPPLVTPNKPGASSNLPATGSAEAGIPASVLAAYKQAEQTVRTTDPACRLPWQLLAAIGKVESGQARGGRVDANGTASPPILGPALNGQGFALIKDTDGGAYDSDAVHDRAVGPMQFIPSTWAAWGQDANSDGRKDPNNIFDAALAAGRYLCANDRDLAIAADLDKAVLSYNRSNEYLRTVRSWFSYYQRGTHEIPDGTGTLPTTPSTPSPNPGPSTRPGPSATPSPKPSPDKPGGKPSPGPSKPGDGSTSPTPKPPKPPTSKPTPAETFGSLENAGTGPLRATAGQAFDERVAVLARNALGAPLGKVSVTFTVTGNTGTLFAGGKKTATVRTGADGTATAPELRAGEKAGEFAVTAVAGTGRPRTLTYAATVTARQADAIARTGEKALVAAPGERFADAVTVRATYKDAAAAGVAVTATMVKDPLGLFDNDKGPYFKDAAGKPVRTLTTLTTDAEGVLRLPQIFADDTEGTFKLRLTTEGGASVVIELTIQAPEETAPEETAPEETAPEETAPEEAAPEGTAPEEAAPKETGTPAA
- a CDS encoding DUF4184 family protein: MPFTLSHAAAVLPAIRRDGTARWPLFPSALVAGSFAPDITYFADTVIPGAMAFGSFTHTFLGVVTVNVVIAAALVAVWVLLREPLAALLPVRVRGRVHAFVRGQRWTRVSFGPSAWLWFAVSGALGAATHVVWDAFTHHSRWGTELVPVLSRSFGGFPVFQSVQYGSSALALVVIGWFAVTGLRRTPKVPAPDEVPVLGRRERWGAIGLLGLCVLLGAVHRCVRWYARFGRVESPLDIIPTACFGAGAGLAAGLLLYGVWMRLPGRRRGTKGPERSPAAERSRTGAPAGRS